One window of Candidatus Gracilibacteria bacterium genomic DNA carries:
- a CDS encoding Tat pathway signal protein: DSYNFDGKKFFGYSARGTSGPDSTFDDGTIAPYAAGSSIPFAPEICIPTLNSLYKNYGEKGLWGKYGFVDSFNPTLNWFDKDNLGIDQGPMLLMIENYRSGFVWKYLMKDELVRKGLTRLGFTHKGLFS; this comes from the coding sequence TGATAGTTATAATTTTGACGGAAAAAAATTTTTTGGTTACTCGGCGCGTGGCACTTCCGGACCAGATTCTACTTTTGATGATGGTACGATTGCTCCCTACGCTGCCGGTTCATCCATTCCTTTTGCACCGGAGATTTGTATCCCAACGTTAAATTCGCTTTACAAAAATTATGGTGAAAAAGGTCTCTGGGGTAAATACGGATTTGTTGATTCTTTCAATCCAACCCTTAACTGGTTTGATAAAGACAATCTCGGAATTGATCAAGGTCCGATGCTTTTAATGATAGAAAATTATAGGAGCGGTTTTGTCTGGAAATATTTAATGAAAGATGAGTTGGTAAGAAAAGGTTTAACAAGATTGGGATTTACACACAAGTGATTATTCTCTTAG